The genomic region TTGATATATGTTGCAGAGATTGAAGCTGGAAACTGCGAACTCGATATTATAAATTTTGATTTGAAGCCAATGGTCGCTGAACTTGAAAATATATTTCGTCCAATGGCTTCCAAAAAGAACGTTATGATTGAATTTGAGATCGGGACGGGTCTTGAATGTATCTTTGCAGATGACTCTAAATTCAATGCTATTCTTCATAATTTGATTGAAAATGCCATTAAATTCAATAGGGAAGGAGGATCTGTAAAAATCATTTTTGAAGATGCCGGCAATGATATTCGTGTTCAGGTAATTGATACCGGCATCGGTATTTTGGAAGATAAGCAGGAAATATTTTTTGAACCATTTGTCCAGCTTGACTGGTCACACGCACGCAGATACAGTGGCGTAGGCATCGGTCTTTCTCTTGTAAAAGGACTTGTTGAAATGCATGGTGGTAAGATTTCTCTTGTAAGTAAGGTTGGAGAAGGAACCACAGTTACTTTTACAATTCCACAAAAATTGTAATTTTACTTTTAATTTTGAAATTCATATTTGTTTTCTCATGACGATTGCATCTGACTTTTCATCGTCATCAAAAAAGCATTTTATTATCTGAATTTCGTGGAATCCACTTTTTTCATAGATTCTTTTTGCAGCATGCCAGTTTTCTGATACAATAAGGACAATGCTTGATATTTCATATTTGCTGCAAATTCTGCTTACAAGTTCTGAGAAAAGAGTATTTCCATAACCTCTTCCACGATATTTTTCCAGAACTCCGATGGAAGATATGTAAAGTTCTTTCCCGTCATTTTTGTGAGTTTCAGTAATGCTGTGTCCAAGTTTAAATTTTTCAATGTTGATGTTTTCAGAATAATCCCAGAGTTCTGAGGAAATATATCCCGCAATTTCTTCGTTTATCTCCATAACCAGAAATCCATTAGGTAATGTTTCTATTCTTTCAAGGAAAGTATCAGCGTTTTCAGCGATATTAGAATGGAATGAGTCATGCTCAACACACATTATTCCTTCAATATCCTCTTTTTCAGCATTCCTTATTGAAATCTTCACTGGACCACCGGAATTGATAGTAAAAATGAGTTCAAAGGCATGAATTCATGCCATGTCTTATGCAGGATTTATTTCTCACTTGCAGCGTGAGCAGCAATGAATTCCCTGAGAAGTTTCGTTCCCAGAAGTGCGCTTATCCCGTTATCATATTCCGGAGCAATTTCCATAACATCAAAACCAATAGAAATTGGTGCAAGTGCACGTATAACTTCGCGAACATCGATATCTGTCAGTCCGAAAGGTTCAGGTGTGCCAAGACCGGGTGCATACGCGGGGTCAATTGCATCCATATCAAGTGAAAGGTAGATTTTCTTACAACCGAGGTATTCCTTGACTTCTGAAATGACCTGTTTAATTCCAGTTTCACGGACATCGTCTGCAGTGTAGTATTTGATGCCATTTTCTTTGGCATAGACCCATTCTTCCTTTGGTCCGCTGCGAACACCTATTGTCACGTAGGTGTCTGTGATATCATCGCGAACGTGCCTTGAAACACATGCATGGTTATTCCTGATACCTCCGTACTCTTCCCGGAGGTCAAAATGTGCGTCCAGTACCACAAAGCCAATTTCTTCTCCTGCTTCCTCTGCACATGCTTTAACACAGGGATAGGTAAGTGAGTGTTCTCCTCCCATCATAATAGGAATCTTACCGTCTTTTACAATTGGCCTGACTGCATGGTAAAGATCCTCAAGTGTTTCGTCAACTGAAGAATAAGGCTCAAGGTTTCCGATATCGTGTATTAGCAGGTCTTCAAAATCAATGTCAAAATGCTGGTTATAGGTTTCAAAATTCACTGAGGCTTTTCTCATTGCATCAGGAGCCCAGCGACTTCCAGGCCTGAATGAGGATGTAGCATCAAAAGGGACACCGAATATAACATACTTTGCAGAATCATAGTCTGCAAACGCATCCATCATATCAGGTTTGTAGAACATAAATTCAGAAATTAAAAAAAGATAAGAAAAGTTAGGGTTCGATCATCTGAGATCGAACTTCATCTTGCCCATTGCGGTGAGGTAGGAAACCTCTTCTCCCTCAACGATTCTCTCCTTGTATTCCTCAGGAACAGTCATTTCGAATGTTGAGAAGTCGCCCATGTCCATGAGCTGTGCAATATTACCTGAAAGTGATAGTACCTGTGCGTTCTTTCTTTCGACAACAGGGACGTATGTCTTGTCAGATACCGGACCGATAATTGACCTCTTCTGTCCGTCAAAAAGTCCGATTACATCGATTCTTGCCTTTGCTGAACCGTGTTTTCCTGGTTTTGATTTGGATATGCTTTTAATGACACAGGGTTCGTCATCTACAATGACGTACTTACCCTCTTTGAGTTCTTTAATTTCAACTTGTATTTTCACTTAAAATCCTCCATAATCGTAACAATTAGTTATGAGCTTAAAAGGTATAAGGGTATAATTCTTAATGCTATATATGAACTTAACCTTTGATTCCGCATTAATCGGAGGTAATAATAAGAGGAATCTAATATATATGTATTTATATCCTCTTCATTCTGCAGAACTATCTTTTCTATCTTTTTCTTCACAAATGTCGAGTTCTTTTAGTTTCTCTTCTTCCGGTATACCCTCAACATTCCATCCTCTGAAATGGTAATAGTCCAGAATAGTCTTTTCAAACTCGTTTTTCTCAATGTCACCATCATCAAAGAAAATA from Methanolobus tindarius DSM 2278 harbors:
- the speB gene encoding agmatinase, producing MFYKPDMMDAFADYDSAKYVIFGVPFDATSSFRPGSRWAPDAMRKASVNFETYNQHFDIDFEDLLIHDIGNLEPYSSVDETLEDLYHAVRPIVKDGKIPIMMGGEHSLTYPCVKACAEEAGEEIGFVVLDAHFDLREEYGGIRNNHACVSRHVRDDITDTYVTIGVRSGPKEEWVYAKENGIKYYTADDVRETGIKQVISEVKEYLGCKKIYLSLDMDAIDPAYAPGLGTPEPFGLTDIDVREVIRALAPISIGFDVMEIAPEYDNGISALLGTKLLREFIAAHAASEK
- a CDS encoding GNAT family N-acetyltransferase, with the protein product MKISIRNAEKEDIEGIMCVEHDSFHSNIAENADTFLERIETLPNGFLVMEINEEIAGYISSELWDYSENINIEKFKLGHSITETHKNDGKELYISSIGVLEKYRGRGYGNTLFSELVSRICSKYEISSIVLIVSENWHAAKRIYEKSGFHEIQIIKCFFDDDEKSDAIVMRKQI
- a CDS encoding translation initiation factor IF-5A; the encoded protein is MKIQVEIKELKEGKYVIVDDEPCVIKSISKSKPGKHGSAKARIDVIGLFDGQKRSIIGPVSDKTYVPVVERKNAQVLSLSGNIAQLMDMGDFSTFEMTVPEEYKERIVEGEEVSYLTAMGKMKFDLR